A genomic window from Streptomyces sp. 846.5 includes:
- a CDS encoding universal stress protein: protein MAGTTGRVVVGVSGSLGNLAALRRAVAEARQRGLGLVAVHVWAPPGGEVGYRNAPCPELAKVWAGAAEARLHTAFAEAFGGYPADLEVRPLVVRCESVGRALCEIAERDEDLLVLGAGRRGALARLHHGHVARHVLAHARCPVLAVPWISPFAAQRKELRQLHHIGPAGAA from the coding sequence ATGGCTGGGACAACGGGACGGGTGGTGGTCGGCGTCAGCGGATCGCTGGGGAACCTGGCTGCGCTGCGCCGTGCGGTGGCCGAGGCCCGGCAGAGGGGCCTGGGCCTGGTGGCGGTGCATGTGTGGGCCCCGCCCGGGGGCGAGGTCGGGTACCGGAACGCGCCGTGCCCGGAACTGGCGAAGGTGTGGGCGGGAGCCGCCGAAGCGCGTCTGCACACCGCCTTCGCCGAGGCGTTCGGCGGCTACCCGGCGGACCTGGAGGTCCGGCCGCTGGTGGTGCGCTGCGAATCGGTCGGCCGAGCGCTGTGCGAGATCGCAGAACGCGATGAGGACCTGCTGGTTCTCGGCGCCGGCAGACGCGGGGCGCTGGCCCGGCTGCACCACGGCCACGTCGCCCGGCACGTCCTGGCCCACGCCCGCTGCCCGGTCCTGGCGGTCCCGTGGATCTCCCCGTTCGCGGCCCAGCGGAAGGAACTGCGCCAGCTGCACCACATCGGCCCGGCCGGAGCCGCCTGA
- a CDS encoding low temperature requirement protein A, whose product MSSTRSIVGALLALVLSAEMWWLYFGREESESEARLERVPTQRRPRIAVNAFGYAYYVIILGIAVAAVGMEKAIDEFHHPSHHLPALLLPLGISLYLFGLAYFHRTLAGTWPTARLTAALAAAALVAPIAAWTSGAAALATAALVLLALIAWESRPQPTSP is encoded by the coding sequence ATGTCCTCCACGCGCTCCATCGTGGGCGCGCTGCTGGCCCTGGTACTGAGCGCGGAGATGTGGTGGCTCTACTTCGGCCGCGAGGAAAGCGAGAGCGAAGCCCGACTGGAACGCGTCCCGACCCAGCGCCGACCACGCATCGCCGTCAACGCCTTCGGCTACGCCTACTACGTCATCATCCTCGGCATCGCGGTCGCGGCGGTCGGGATGGAGAAGGCCATCGACGAGTTCCACCACCCCTCCCACCACCTCCCCGCCCTGCTCCTGCCGCTCGGCATCTCCCTCTACCTGTTCGGCCTCGCCTACTTCCACCGCACCCTCGCCGGGACCTGGCCAACGGCCCGACTCACGGCCGCACTCGCAGCCGCAGCACTCGTCGCACCCATCGCGGCCTGGACCAGCGGCGCCGCCGCCCTCGCGACGGCAGCCCTGGTCCTGCTCGCACTGATCGCGTGGGAGAGCCGGCCTCAGCCCACGTCGCCGTAG
- a CDS encoding PIG-L family deacetylase has translation MDRQLTLMAVHAHPDDEVLSTGGVLAAAAAEGIRTVLVTCTNGEQGDGPGGIKPGEPGHDEARVREIRLEELKESVAQLGISDVELLGYHDSGMVGWEANQRPDAFANIPLEESAGRLAELMERYRPDVVVTYDENGAYGHPDHIQAHLITMAAIKAVRATGIPAKFYYTAISRTRIEEMFDYLRASGAEMGDFELPDDFGNADEEITTVVDVSPYVERKRKALEAHASQGENIFMLRLNEEGQQRAFGQEAFVRQFSDVPVPEREDDLFAGLR, from the coding sequence ATGGATCGTCAACTGACGCTGATGGCCGTTCACGCCCATCCCGACGACGAGGTGCTGTCCACCGGCGGGGTGCTGGCGGCCGCGGCGGCCGAGGGCATCCGCACGGTGCTGGTCACCTGCACCAACGGGGAGCAGGGCGACGGTCCCGGCGGGATCAAGCCCGGGGAGCCCGGCCATGACGAGGCGCGGGTGCGGGAGATCCGGCTGGAGGAGCTGAAGGAGTCGGTGGCCCAGCTGGGCATCTCCGATGTGGAACTCCTCGGCTACCACGACTCGGGCATGGTGGGCTGGGAGGCCAACCAGCGGCCGGACGCGTTCGCCAACATCCCGCTGGAGGAGTCCGCCGGGCGGCTCGCCGAGCTGATGGAGCGCTACCGTCCCGATGTCGTCGTCACCTATGACGAGAACGGCGCCTACGGACATCCCGACCACATCCAGGCGCATCTGATCACCATGGCGGCGATCAAGGCGGTCAGGGCGACCGGTATTCCGGCGAAGTTCTACTACACGGCCATCTCCCGGACCCGGATCGAGGAGATGTTCGACTATCTGCGGGCCAGCGGTGCCGAGATGGGGGACTTCGAGCTGCCCGACGACTTCGGCAACGCGGACGAGGAGATCACCACGGTGGTGGACGTCTCCCCCTACGTCGAGCGCAAGCGCAAGGCGCTGGAGGCGCACGCCAGCCAGGGGGAGAACATCTTCATGCTGCGGTTGAACGAGGAGGGCCAGCAGCGGGCGTTCGGCCAGGAGGCCTTCGTCCGGCAGTTCAGCGACGTGCCGGTGCCGGAGCGGGAGGACGACCTCTTCGCCGGACTGCGCTAG
- a CDS encoding sialidase family protein yields MPSPKISRRGLMAVGAAAVATPLLSPAGRALAATSANSAGNQGSYTWKNAQIVGGGFVPGIIFNQSEPGLVYARTDIGGAYRLDRTTERWVPLLDWIGWDTWGHTGVVSLATDSLEPDRVYAAVGTYTVGGWDPNQGAVLRSEDRGQTWKTADLPFQLGGNMPGRGMGERLAIDPHRNRILYLGVRGGHGLWRSEDYGKSWAQVAGFPNVGNFVPDPTDSNGYNSDNAGVLQVVFDPRDGRTGRATRTVYVTVADTENILYRSTDAGATWARVPGQPTGYLPHKAVFDQVSGSLYLATSNTVGPYDGSKGDVWKLDTATDTWTCISPVPSTSSNDGFGYSGLSIDRQNPDTLMVATQVSWWPDIVIYRSTDAGASWTRAWDFGNYPERTFRYSLDISAAPWLDFNATPALPETSPKLGWMTEALEIDPFDSDHFLYGTGATVYGADNLTAWDKGGTVAISVRAQGLEETAVRTLLSPPVGPPLLSGVSDVGGFVHTTLNRAYPMYANPTVGATNCLDHAELAPTTIVRSGSGGSAYLGLSTDSGTTWTPVTAQPSGTTGPGPDEGAVALAADGSRIVWAPNGAAVSWSADSGATWTACTGIPAGTAVRSDRVDPKTFYGFAAGAFYRSTDGGASFTVTAAAATSGLPAVGPARFKAVPGLRGEIWLAGGADSTVTGGGVYGLWRSTDGGSIFTRISAVEEGDTVGFGKAAPGRSYPAVYTSARIHGVRGLYRSDDAGRHWTRISDDRHQYGWTGSCITGDPRVYGRVYVGTNGRGIVYGDVG; encoded by the coding sequence ATGCCCAGTCCGAAGATCTCCCGTAGAGGCCTGATGGCGGTCGGTGCTGCCGCCGTGGCCACCCCGCTGCTCTCCCCGGCAGGCCGGGCGCTGGCTGCTACCAGTGCCAACAGCGCTGGTAATCAAGGCAGTTACACCTGGAAGAACGCCCAGATAGTCGGCGGCGGTTTCGTCCCCGGCATCATCTTCAACCAGTCCGAGCCGGGGCTGGTCTACGCCCGTACCGACATCGGCGGCGCGTACCGGCTCGACCGGACGACCGAGCGCTGGGTGCCGTTGCTGGACTGGATCGGCTGGGACACCTGGGGCCACACCGGAGTCGTCTCGCTCGCCACCGACTCTCTGGAGCCCGACCGGGTCTATGCGGCGGTCGGCACCTACACCGTGGGCGGCTGGGACCCCAACCAGGGCGCGGTGCTGCGCTCCGAGGACCGCGGGCAGACCTGGAAGACCGCCGACCTGCCGTTCCAGCTCGGCGGCAATATGCCGGGCCGGGGGATGGGTGAGCGACTCGCGATCGACCCGCACCGCAACCGGATCCTCTACCTGGGCGTACGCGGCGGGCACGGACTGTGGCGCAGCGAGGACTACGGCAAGTCCTGGGCCCAGGTGGCCGGCTTCCCCAACGTGGGCAATTTTGTGCCCGATCCCACCGACAGCAACGGCTACAACAGCGACAACGCCGGGGTGCTCCAGGTCGTCTTCGACCCGCGCGACGGCCGCACCGGGCGGGCGACCAGGACCGTCTACGTCACCGTCGCCGACACCGAGAACATCCTCTACCGCTCCACCGACGCCGGGGCGACCTGGGCGCGAGTACCGGGCCAGCCGACCGGCTACCTGCCGCACAAGGCGGTCTTCGACCAGGTCAGCGGCTCCCTCTACCTGGCCACCAGCAACACCGTGGGCCCGTACGACGGCTCCAAGGGCGACGTCTGGAAGCTCGACACCGCCACCGACACCTGGACCTGCATCAGCCCCGTCCCCTCCACCAGCAGCAATGACGGCTTCGGCTACAGCGGGCTGAGCATCGACCGGCAGAACCCGGACACACTGATGGTCGCCACGCAGGTCAGCTGGTGGCCGGACATCGTGATCTACCGGTCCACCGACGCCGGTGCGAGCTGGACCAGGGCCTGGGACTTCGGGAACTACCCCGAGCGGACCTTCCGCTACTCGCTGGACATCTCCGCCGCGCCCTGGCTGGACTTCAACGCCACCCCCGCGCTCCCGGAGACCTCGCCCAAGCTCGGCTGGATGACCGAGGCGCTGGAGATCGACCCGTTCGACTCCGACCACTTCCTCTACGGCACCGGCGCGACCGTCTACGGCGCCGACAATCTGACGGCATGGGACAAGGGCGGCACCGTCGCCATCTCGGTCCGGGCCCAGGGCCTGGAGGAGACCGCGGTCCGGACGCTGCTCAGCCCGCCGGTCGGGCCGCCGCTGCTGTCCGGCGTCAGCGACGTCGGCGGCTTCGTCCACACCACGCTGAACCGGGCCTACCCGATGTACGCCAACCCTACGGTGGGGGCGACCAACTGCCTGGACCACGCCGAGCTGGCCCCGACCACGATCGTGCGCTCCGGCAGCGGCGGCTCCGCCTACCTCGGCCTGTCCACGGACAGCGGAACCACCTGGACGCCGGTCACCGCCCAGCCCAGCGGTACCACCGGCCCCGGCCCGGACGAGGGCGCGGTCGCGCTCGCGGCCGACGGCAGCCGCATCGTCTGGGCCCCGAACGGCGCGGCCGTCAGCTGGTCGGCGGACAGCGGCGCCACCTGGACGGCCTGCACCGGGATCCCCGCCGGAACGGCGGTGCGCTCGGACCGGGTAGACCCGAAGACGTTCTACGGTTTCGCCGCCGGAGCCTTCTACCGCAGCACGGACGGCGGCGCGAGCTTCACCGTGACGGCGGCCGCGGCCACCAGCGGACTTCCCGCCGTGGGCCCGGCCCGCTTCAAGGCGGTCCCCGGGCTGCGCGGTGAGATCTGGCTCGCGGGCGGCGCGGACTCCACGGTCACCGGGGGAGGGGTCTACGGACTCTGGCGCTCCACGGACGGCGGCAGCATCTTCACCCGGATCTCCGCCGTCGAGGAGGGCGACACCGTCGGCTTCGGCAAGGCGGCCCCGGGCCGCTCCTACCCCGCCGTCTACACCAGCGCCAGGATCCACGGCGTCCGCGGCCTCTACCGCTCCGACGACGCGGGCCGCCACTGGACCCGCATCAGCGACGACCGCCACCAGTACGGCTGGACCGGCAGCTGCATCACCGGCGACCCGCGCGTCTACGGCCGCGTGTACGTGGGGACGAACGGCCGGGGGATCGTCTACGGCGACGTGGGCTGA
- a CDS encoding XRE family transcriptional regulator: MGGQDDIPEVLTAVGPRLRALRRSRNFTLAQLSETTGISLSTLSRLESGKRKPTLELLLPLARAHGVQLDELVGAPETGDPRIHPRPFTRHGQTFIPLTRHLGGLHAFKHILPAGSGPDLRPEQGTHEGYEWLYVLSGRLRLALGEHDLVLTAGEAAEFDTRTPHGFANAGTQPVEFLSLFGAQGERMHVRARPGGARSTA, encoded by the coding sequence ATGGGCGGACAGGACGATATCCCCGAGGTGCTGACCGCGGTCGGTCCGCGGCTGCGGGCGCTGCGGCGGAGCCGGAATTTCACGTTGGCGCAGTTGAGTGAGACGACCGGGATTTCGCTGAGTACGCTTTCGCGGCTGGAGTCGGGGAAGCGCAAGCCGACGTTGGAGCTGCTGCTGCCGTTGGCGCGTGCGCACGGGGTGCAGTTGGACGAGTTGGTCGGGGCGCCGGAGACCGGGGATCCGCGGATCCATCCGCGTCCCTTCACCCGGCACGGTCAGACCTTCATCCCGCTGACGCGGCACCTCGGCGGGCTGCACGCCTTCAAGCACATCCTCCCGGCGGGATCCGGCCCGGACCTGCGGCCGGAGCAGGGGACCCATGAGGGCTACGAGTGGCTCTACGTCCTGTCCGGCCGGCTGCGGCTCGCCCTCGGGGAGCACGATCTGGTGCTCACGGCCGGGGAGGCGGCGGAGTTCGACACCCGGACGCCGCACGGGTTCGCCAATGCCGGGACGCAGCCGGTCGAGTTCCTCAGCCTGTTCGGGGCGCAGGGCGAGCGCATGCATGTGCGGGCGCGGCCCGGAGGGGCGCGATCGACCGCATAG
- a CDS encoding alpha/beta hydrolase, giving the protein MEDIRRAVDFLSKHPDVDADRIGALGICAGGGYTVNVSQTELRIKAVAGVSTFNIGSARRDGVGPLGKQSAEYRTSLLERSGQARTREAAGGEVEMFSLIADNPRFDMNDLSTIPMMYQEGYKYYSEIDPNPRFMGTFALSSLSQQMAFFPFEGIELISPRPLLLIAGSEADTLYFSQDAIAKAKEPKELLVLDGASHIDLYWNPKYVPQVAEKLTEFFTKNL; this is encoded by the coding sequence GTGGAGGACATCCGCCGCGCGGTGGACTTCCTGAGCAAGCACCCCGACGTGGACGCGGACCGCATCGGCGCGCTGGGCATCTGCGCGGGCGGCGGTTACACGGTCAATGTGTCGCAGACCGAGCTGCGGATCAAGGCGGTCGCGGGCGTGAGCACCTTCAACATCGGCTCCGCGCGCCGTGACGGCGTCGGGCCCCTGGGCAAGCAGTCGGCGGAGTACCGCACCAGCCTGCTGGAGCGCTCGGGCCAGGCCCGCACGCGCGAGGCGGCGGGCGGTGAAGTCGAGATGTTCTCGCTGATCGCCGACAACCCCAGGTTCGACATGAACGACCTGTCGACCATCCCGATGATGTACCAGGAGGGCTACAAGTACTACTCGGAGATCGACCCCAACCCGCGGTTCATGGGCACCTTCGCCCTGTCCAGCCTCAGCCAGCAGATGGCGTTCTTCCCGTTCGAGGGGATCGAGCTGATCTCCCCGCGCCCGCTGCTGCTGATCGCCGGCTCCGAGGCCGACACCCTCTACTTCAGCCAGGACGCCATCGCGAAGGCGAAGGAGCCCAAGGAACTCCTCGTCCTCGACGGCGCCTCGCACATCGACCTCTACTGGAACCCGAAGTACGTCCCGCAGGTCGCCGAGAAGCTGACCGAGTTCTTCACCAAGAACCTGTAG